One genomic segment of Gadus chalcogrammus isolate NIFS_2021 chromosome 3, NIFS_Gcha_1.0, whole genome shotgun sequence includes these proteins:
- the LOC130379396 gene encoding aspartate aminotransferase, cytoplasmic-like: MSIFSEVPQAPPVAVFKLTADFREDSHPQKVNLGVGAYRTDECQPWVLPVVKKVERLIVEDSSLNHEYLPILGLPEFRSASSKVALGDDSPAIKENRVGAVQALGGTGALRIGGEFLRRWYNGTNNTATPIYVSAPTWENHNAVFADAGFKDIRPYHYWDGAKKGLDISGLLDDLEKAPEASVFVLHACAHNPTGTDPTQDEWKQIAEVMKRRNLFVFFDSAYQGFASGSLDKDAWAIRYFVSEGFELFVAQSFSKNFGLYNERVGNLTVVAKDNENLTRILSQMEKIVRTTWSNPPSQGARIVSKTLNCPELFAEWKGNVKTMADRVLLMRDQLKAKLQALGTPGTWDHITQQIGMFSFTGLNSKQVEYMIKEKHVYLMARGPCIQHVCLILTRTSTMVAQSIQRQVTVTSRSQEPPQRPPPLSLPPSQSALLTTLTSAIHANAPPTPAVRLLVCLCASCLWRLVEPCFPLFCYMHAGCRGRGGILL, from the exons ATGTCCATATTCAGCGAGGTCCCACAGGCCCCTCCGGTGGCCGTATTCAAGCTGACAGCGGACTTCAGGGAGGACAGCCACCCCCAGAAAGTGAATCTCGGCGTAGGAG CGTACCGTACAGATGAGTGCCAGCCCTGGGTACTTCCGGTGGTAAAGAAGGTTGAGCGTCTGATCGTGGAGGACAGCAGCCTGAACCATGAGTACCTGCCCATCTTGGGCCTCCCCGAGTTCCGCTCAGCCTCTTCCAAGGTTGCCTTGGGAGATGACAGCCCAGCCATCAAGGAGAATCGG GTGGGAGCGGTCCAGGCCCTGGGTGGTACCGGGGCCCTGAGGATCGGTGGGGAGTTCCTTCGTCGCTGGTACAACGGCACCAACAACACCGCTACGCCCATCTATGTCTCCGCACCCACCTGGG AGAACCACAACGCTGTGTTCGCTGATGCCGGCTTCAAGGACATCCGCCCCTACCACTACTGGGACGGAGCCAAGAAGGGACTGGACATCAGTGGTCTCCTTGACGACCTGGAG AAAGCTCCGGAGGCTTCTGTGTTTGTCCTGCACGCCTGCGCCCACAACCCCACGGGAACGGATCCCACCCAGGACGAGTGGAAGCAGATCGCAGAGGTCATGAAG AGGAGGAACCTGTTTGTTTTCTTCGACTCGGCCTATCAGGGCTTTGCCTCAGGCAGTCTGGATAAAGACGCCTGGGCTATCCGCTACTTCGTCTCCGAGGGCTTCGAGCTCTTCGTGGCCCAGTCCTTCTCCAAGAACTTTGGCCTCTACA aTGAGAGGGTTGGGAACCTGACCGTGGTTGCCAAGGACAACGAGAACCTGACCCGCATCCTGTCCCAGATGGAGAAGATTGTCCGGACCACCTGGTCCAACCCACCGTCCCAGGGCGCACGCATCGTCAGCAAGACCCTGAACTGCCCAGAACTGTTCGCTGAATG GAAGGGCAACGTGAAGACCATGGCCGACAGAGTGCTGCTGATGAGGGACCAGCTGAAGGCCAAACTGCAGGCTCTGGGCACCCCAGGGACCTGGGACCACATCACCCAGCAGATTGGCATGTTCAGCTTCACCGGACTCAACT CCAAGCAGGTGGAGTACATGATCAAAGAGAAGCACGTCTACCTGATGGCCCGCGGGCCTTGCATTCAACATGTGTGTCTGATCCTCACAAGAACATCGACAATGGTGGCCCAGTCCATCCAACGACAAGTCACCGTCACCAGCCGGTCCCAGGAACCCCCGCAACGACCCCCGCCGCTATCGCTACCCCCTTCCCAGAGTGCACTACTCACAACCCTTACTTCTGCTATCCACGCCAACGCACCACCCACCCCTGCTGTTCGTCTcctggtgtgcttgtgtgcctcATGTCTTTGGCGATTGGTTGAACCCTGCTTTCCTCTGTTCTGCTACATGCATGCTGGGTGTCGAGGCAGGGGAGGGATCTTACTGTAG